From bacterium, the proteins below share one genomic window:
- the cdd gene encoding cytidine deaminase, which translates to MTLEVQQRLVTAAREAMARSHSPYSHFRVGAALLGADGRVHAGTNVENASYGLSICAERVAVFKAVSEGCRDFVAAAVVTDTDRPTPPCGACRQVLQEFAPDLVIHLAGRGGDVETFRLSELLPRPFDNFTPGEAP; encoded by the coding sequence GTGACGCTCGAGGTCCAGCAGCGGCTGGTGACGGCCGCGCGCGAGGCGATGGCGCGCAGCCATTCGCCCTACTCGCACTTCCGGGTCGGGGCCGCGCTGCTCGGCGCCGACGGGCGCGTGCACGCGGGCACCAACGTCGAGAACGCCAGCTACGGCCTGAGCATCTGCGCGGAGCGCGTCGCCGTCTTCAAGGCCGTGAGCGAGGGCTGCCGGGACTTCGTCGCGGCGGCGGTGGTCACCGACACCGACCGGCCGACGCCGCCCTGCGGCGCCTGCCGCCAGGTGCTGCAGGAGTTCGCCCCCGACCTGGTGATCCACCTCGCCGGCCGCGGCGGCGACGTCGAGACCTTCCGCCTGTCCGAGCTGCTGCCCCGCCCCTTCGACAACTTCACCCCCGGCGAAGCCCCCTGA
- a CDS encoding phosphopentomutase — MGIAIVIILDGVGVGALPDAAEYGDVGHDTLGHTASAVGGLALPVLGSLGLGNLHAVAGVPPAAAPRGCWGRMAEVSKGKDSTTGHWELMGVVTARPYPTYPDGFPADVLAAFTAATGYGVLGNKPASGTEIIKELGDEHVATGKLIVYTSADSVFQIAAHESVVPLAELYRVCEVARRLLVPPHEVSRVIARPFLGAAGDYRRTPNRHDYSVVPPDELLLPQLAAAGVAVRAIGKISDLYAHKGVTAKIVSKSNAEGMAALAALYADVGAGPSLILLNLVDFDMLWGHRNDPVGMARDLEAFDRWLGGFLPVLRDGDLLLLTADHGNDPTTASSDHSREYVPLLATLGGSHDEVVAAGADLGTRPTFGDLGATLAEYFGLPAPVLGNSFLAAVRAAAGRQT, encoded by the coding sequence GTGGGCATCGCCATCGTGATCATCCTGGACGGCGTCGGCGTGGGCGCGCTGCCCGACGCCGCCGAGTACGGCGACGTCGGCCACGACACCCTCGGCCACACCGCCTCCGCCGTGGGCGGGCTGGCCCTGCCGGTCCTCGGCTCGCTCGGCCTGGGCAACCTGCACGCCGTCGCGGGCGTGCCGCCGGCGGCGGCGCCCCGCGGCTGCTGGGGGCGCATGGCCGAGGTGTCCAAGGGCAAGGACAGCACCACCGGCCACTGGGAGCTGATGGGGGTCGTCACCGCGCGGCCCTACCCGACCTACCCCGACGGCTTCCCCGCCGACGTGCTGGCGGCCTTCACCGCCGCGACGGGCTACGGCGTCCTGGGCAACAAGCCGGCGTCCGGCACCGAGATCATCAAGGAACTGGGTGACGAGCACGTCGCCACCGGCAAGCTCATCGTCTACACCTCGGCCGACTCGGTCTTCCAGATCGCGGCCCACGAGTCGGTCGTGCCGCTGGCGGAGCTCTACCGCGTCTGCGAGGTGGCCCGCCGCCTGCTCGTGCCGCCCCACGAGGTCAGCCGGGTGATCGCGCGCCCCTTCCTGGGCGCCGCCGGCGACTACCGGCGCACGCCGAACCGGCACGACTACTCGGTCGTGCCGCCGGACGAGCTGCTGCTGCCGCAGCTGGCGGCGGCCGGCGTCGCGGTGCGCGCCATCGGCAAGATCTCCGACCTCTACGCCCACAAGGGCGTGACCGCGAAGATCGTCTCGAAGTCCAACGCCGAGGGCATGGCGGCGCTGGCCGCGCTGTACGCGGACGTCGGCGCCGGCCCGTCGCTGATCCTGCTGAACCTCGTGGACTTCGACATGCTGTGGGGCCACCGCAACGACCCCGTCGGCATGGCGCGCGACCTCGAGGCCTTCGACCGCTGGCTGGGCGGCTTCCTGCCGGTCCTGCGCGACGGCGACCTGCTGCTGCTGACCGCCGACCACGGCAACGACCCGACGACGGCCAGCTCGGACCACTCGCGGGAGTACGTGCCGCTGCTGGCGACGCTGGGCGGGTCCCACGACGAGGTTGTCGCAGCCGGCGCCGACCTCGGCACGCGGCCCACCTTCGGCGATCTCGGGGCGACCCTGGCCGAGTACTTCGGCCTGCCGGCGCCCGTTCTCGGGAACAGTTTCCTGGCGGCGGTCCGCGCCGCGGCGGGGAGGCAGACGTGA